The genomic DNA TGAACCTGCTGCAAACCCATTCGATCGAAGAAGCGCAGGATCTCGTTGAACGAAGCTTTGGTCACTATCTGTCCACCCTGCACCTAAAGCCGCAGCAGCAGGCAATTAACGATCTGGTTGCTGAAATCGAGCATCAAAAGGCGCAAATTAAGGACATCAACGCCGATTTAGTGGCGAACTACGAGAAGCTGAGCGAACGTCTGCGGGAAGAACGCCGACTCCTGAAAACCTTGCAGCATCAGGCGATGGAAATGCAGGCGGATCAGGTGGCGATGGCAGTTGCCTTTGCCGTATCAGGAACCCTGCTGACGATTAAAACCAAACAAATGGCGGTTCCCCTGTCTGCAACCCTGGTGATGAAGCTGCCGGGATCGGGACAGTTTCCCTATCTGGTTTGTCTGGGGCAGGACAATCGTTGGTACGTCGTCGCCGTTGCCGATGTGGTCGGACTCCATGCCGAATATCCCCGTCTGGCACAGGTCGATCGCCTCGCACCCCCAGAAGATTTGTCACCGAAAGTCGGGTCGGTGAAAAAAGGAGATGAGTCTACCTTGGCGATCGTCCGTTTAATGCCGTCAATCAACGCCGAGCAGGACATCGCCCCGGAAGTGCAGCAGCAGCAGGCAAGGGTCAAGGCGATCGAGGAGCAGATCCAAACCCATCCTCTACGGCAGCTAGGCGATCCAGGAAATCTGATCAAGCGACAAAAGCGGATCTGGGATCTGGAGGAAAAGCTGCGCGATCGCCAGGGCAAGTTTCAGCAGTATTCCCAGCGGTACTGGCAGGAATTCCTCAGCCTGATGGAAGTTCTGGGACACTTTGGCTGTCTGGAGAACAACAAGCCGACCCCCCTGGGGCAAGTCGCCGCCGCGATTCGGGGAGACAATGAGCTTTGGTTAGGACTGGCTCTGGCTTCGGGCGAATTGGATGCCCTGGAACCCCAACATCTGGCTGCGGTGAGTGCTGCCCTGGTCACGGAAGTCTCCCGTCCCGACAACTGGACTAGATACGAGCCGTCCGGAGAAATCGACGAAGCACTGGGCGAGCTGTGGAGCGTCCGACGAGAGCTACTCAAGCTTCAGCGTCGCTATAAGATTGCTTTCCCTGCGTGGCTCGAATCCGACTGGATTGGGCTGATTGAACAGTGGGCACTGGGCATCGAATGGCAGGAGCTTTGCAGCCACACCAATCTAGACGAAGGCGATGTCGTCCGGATTCTGCGCCGCACCGTAGACTTCCTTTCTCAAGTACCCCACGTCCCGTTTATCGCCGACGAACTGAAGCAAAACGCCCGACGCGCCATTCAGTTAATCGATCGATTCCCGGTCAACGAATCTGCGGACTAAATGATCTGTGCTGTCTAAAAGCAAATAAATTATCTGTCGCAGGTCTACCTGTGTAAGGGCGGTTTGCAAACTGTTCCTACGGGATGTTTAACGCTCAACCAACCAATCGATCGCCCCTCAAAATCCACCGCTCAGCACCAACCCATTTGCCTTAAGCTAGAAAAGCTTATTTTTACGTCTGATTCCTAGCAAATCCTTGCAACGTGCCCCATGAAGATTGCCACCTGGAACGTAAACTCCATTCGATCGCGCCTCGATCATGTGCAAACCTGGCTGAAGTCCAGCGAAGTCGATTTGCTCTGCGTCCAGGAAACCAAAGTGGTCGATGAAGACTTTCCGCGATCGGTCTTTACCGATTTGGGCTATCACACCTACATTTCGGGACAGAAATCCTACAACGGGGTTGCCCTGATTAGCCGATCGCCCCTAGAAGCCGTTAACACAGGATTTGCGGCAGTCGTGGGCGACGAAGCGGCAGACTATGAGGCACAAAAGCGAGTCATCAGCGGCGTTTTGAACGGGGTTCGCGTCGTGAATCTCTATGTACCCAACGGCTCCGACCTCAGCAGCGACAAGTACGAATACAAGCTGGGCTGGCTTGGAGTACTGCGGAATTACCTCAAAACGCTGCAAACCGATCACGCTGAAATTCTCGTTTGCGGCGACTTCAACATTGCCCCCGAAGATCGGGACATCTACGACCCCAAAGGCAAAGAAACCCACATTATGTCTTCTCCCCCCGAACGGGAAGCCCTTCAGCGATCGATTTTCGATTTAGGCTTCAGCGATGCCTGCCGTCAGTTCCATGAGGACGGACAGTTTACGTGGTGGGACTACCGCACGGCTGGTTTTCAGCGAAATCGCGGCTGGCGAATTGACCATCACTACCTCTCGGAAGGGCTGCGCGATCGGCTCCAGTCCTGCGCCGTGGATGCCGAGCCTCGCGGGTGGGAGAAGCCGAGTGATCATGCACCGGTGGTGGTGGAGTTGGCTTAAAACTGATCCTTCATGCCGCGTAGCCGAGCGAAGGTTTGAATCGGGTCTTGGCTTTTGACTTTTGCCTGGAGGACAGGCTGATCCCAGCGCAAAAAGGGATTGGTACGCTTCTCTTCGCCCAGTACAGAGGGAACGGTTGACTCCGATCGTCTTCTCATTGCATCCACTTCTGCCATGCGCTGTTGTAAGTCCCGATTTTGCTCATCGACCGTCAGCGCAAACTGAAGATTTTTCTGCGTATATTCGTGGGCGCACCAGACGCGGGTATGGTCGGGGAGCGATCGAATTTTTGAAAGGGAATTAACCATCTGAGTTGGCGTACCTTCAAACAGTCTGCCGCATCCGCCTGCAAAGAGGGTATCGCCGCAAAACAGCTCGCCGGGTTCGTGGGGCAAAACAGGAGCGAAGTAGTAGGCAATATGTGCCTTGGTGTGCCCCGGTACGTCCAATACTTCCGCCGATCGATCGGCAAACGTGACTCGATCGCCTTCTTGTAAAAAAACCTGTTGTCCGGGAATTCTCCCACGGTCTGCTGCTCCACCGTAAACGATCGCTTCTGGAAAAGTACGGAGTAATTCAGTATTGCCTCCGACGTGATCGCCGTGATGATGGGTATTAAAAATTGCGACTAGACGGGCATTGAGATTGTTCAAACAACGCAGAACTGGCTCTGCTTCTGCTGGATCGACGACTGCGGCAGTCTGGGAATTGGGATCATGCAGCACAAAAATATAGTTGTCAGCCAGGGCAGAAAGTCGGTGAATTTGCATAATGTGCTTCTGAAAAATTGGGCAGAACTTTCTGTATTTTCGCTCAGGTTTGAGGCAATTTGGGCTGCTATTTTTAATAAAGCCTTTACAGCATTCTTACTGTTTCTTTGCCTATCGAAAAACGGTGTTTTCCATAATGGAACATAGCTGGCAACAGCAGTAACGGAATTGCGCCGATTGTCCTGATGCAAAGGAATTGCGATCGTTCAGGAGTGCAGTATGGTTCGCATTACATCGAAAAAGTCAATTCCCAACTCTCAACAGTTGCTCAATCAAATTAGAGCAGCGCAGAAAATCAGCCGCCAGGATTATTTCTATCTCACCTCTGCAATTTTGGCTGACACCTCTCTCACAGTTGAGGAGCGACGATGCATTAACCGTCTGTTCGACGACGTTCAGGCGGGACGGCTACAGCTTGTGGATTAAGGGTTAATTGAAAGCCAATTGGCGGTTAATTGAACTCGTGTATTTGAGTTGAATTCGGTAAGATTTTTAGCTTCGAGACATTGGTTCTCACTGCGGCAGTGCGTTCTTGGGAAGGATGCACTGTTTTTCTTTCGCAATATTCTGTCATCTGTAAGGCTGATAATCGGGAGAGATGATATCGATCGCTCCCCGCCTTTACGGTTCTGTTAGTGCTTCCTTGCTTAGGGGAATTCTGAGAGAAGGCTTTACACCGAAAGAGAACGCTAATAAACCTGTCCTGCGGGTCTACATTGGCTTCTCCAAAGGAACCAGGCAGAATCTCTAGCAGATCAAATACCTGTTTCTCCCATCTCAAATATCCTCTCAGTAACATGCTTCCAGTAATATGAACCTTGAGCGAGGCTTTATTACGATTCTGACAGGCATTTATTCCCTCCAGGACTGCGTTCATTTCCTGGCAGCGATTCGTCGATTTCACCAGGAACCCATTGTTATTTTGATCGATCGCGTACCCCGAATCTTCTATCCTTTGCTAAAGGCATTCGGCAACGTTATTCTCCAGCCTGCTCCCACTCATGTTAATCCGGTTTATGCATCCCGTCAGGCAAAACTGTCGCTATACGATCGCTCTCCGTTTCAAAAAACAATTTATTTAGATTGCGATATTTGCTTGCTTAACAATATCGTAGAAGTCTTCGAGGAGCTAGAAAACGCTGATTTTTTAGTCACCCAGGATGTTCAGCCTGCGATCGCTCAAGCAACAAACTTGCTGCGCGTGAAACAGGACGTTTTATCAACTCTGCAATCCGCTGGGCTGCCGCTGGATGAATCAAGTATTCAGTACAACGGTGGATTTATGGCGTTCACTAAATGTTCTGAAAATGCCGCTTTGTTCGGTCATTTTAGAACCTACTTTGAGCGGGTTGCCGATCGCCAGGATGTTCTGCTGCTGCGAGATCAGGGTGCTTTTGCGGCTGCCATTCAGACAGCGAAACCTCGGATGAAAGTTTTGCCCCCCTGCTACAACTTCCTCAGCAAATGGAAGGACGGCTACGGGCAGCTAGAACAGCCGATTAAGGTGCTGCACTGTACCTATGCCTATCGTCCCCAGTTCGCCAAGAACGTAACCCGATCGCTTTATACACGATTGTTCGATCGCTTTGCTCAGGTCTTTCTGCCAAATCAGACCAACAACCCCTGGCGTATGAAAGGAGTGCAAGAATCCTGATGCAGTTGATTCCTGATTTCCAACAGTTCAAGGCTCCGCAGACAGCGCTGTACAGACACGATTCTCGCCCTTCTGGTTCTAGAGGCAAGGTGTCGCTGCTGGTTTGGAATCTTTCCACAAACGATGGTGCAATTCGGGCACTGCTGCTGAGCGAGGCATTAAAGCGATTGGATTTCCAGGTAGAAATCGTTGGGTTTCGCTTCGGAGATTCTCTCTATTCCGCCATTCCGGATTCAATCCCTATCTGTGCGATCGCCGGAACCCAATACCCTCAATTTTTTCGCTCGATCGCCCAGCTCTTACCCCAGATCCAGGGAGACATTCTCTACGCAGTCAAACCGCAGCCCGGAAGCTTTGGCGTGGCATTGCTGAAACGCTGGCTCTCCCGCAGCCGCAAACCGTTGATTTTAGACATTGACGACTGGGAGCTAAGCTGGCACGGTGGCGATGACTTTCGTTACGACTGGCGTGCCCGTCGTGTCCTGCGCGATCTGCTGAAGTCTCAAGGTGCCCTGCGACGCCCCGACCACCCCCTCTACCTGCAATGGATGGAGCGGTTAATCGATCGGGCAGATGACGTTACGACTCATACCTCCTTCCTGCAACAGCGATTCGGCGGCGTATCTGTGCCCAACGGCAAGGACGTGGATTTGTTTGATCCCCAGCCCTATGATCCGGAAGCCTGCCGTGCCAAATATGGGCTATTGGACTATCGAGTGCTGATGTTTCCTGGTGCGCCCCGCCCCTACAAGGGACTAGAAGACATTCTGACGGCACTGGATCTGCTAAATCAGCCCGACCTGCGGCTGGCGATCGTGGGTGGCAATCCCTACGACGACTACGATGAGCAGCTAAAACGGCAGTGGGGACGCTGGCTCATTCAGCTGCCGCGCCAATCCGCCGATCGAATGCCCGAACTGATTGCTGCTGCCCATGCGATCGTCATTCCCCAGCGAGACACCGCCGCCACGCGAGCGCAATTTCCGCTCAAAATTACAGACGGTATGGCAATGGCAAAGCCCATTCTTTCAACCCGCGTCGGCGACATTCCGCACATTCTAGGCGATACGGGCTATCTGGTTGACGCGAATTCTCCAGAGCAGCTTGCCGCTCAAATCAACTCCATTTTTGCCAATCCTGCGGAGGCGATCGATCGGGGTCAGCGTGCCCGCCAAAGATGCATTGAGCACTACAGCCTGGACGCCATGAGCCGTCAGATCGCTCCCGTGTTAGAGAATTGTCTTCGTTTGCGATGCCGATAATCTAACCTAGCCAACTGTCCTAGCCAACTGTCCTAGCTGAAGGGCAAATCTTATTCGCGATGCTGATAATTTACCCTTGCTGGCTAATCTGTTTAAGGGCAGTTCGTAAACCGCCCCTCTCGGATATATGGCTCAGATATATGGCTCCTGTTCTAGGACTTCTCTCTGGGATGTATAGCTCCTGTGCAGGAGATCAAACTCGAACCTACACTGCGACTTTTTCCCGCTCACCCAGACCGCGCAGCTTCAGCGTATTCTCCACCATGCTCTGTGCGAAGCCATCAATTCGCTTGGACAAATCGGCATCAGCCAGTTCGCCCTGCTCGTTAAAAGCTTTCCAGGCTTGCCCGATCGCCACCTGCTCTGGAATCGTCCAGGCGTGAAGCCAGCGCATAATGATTCGCAGATCGTTCAGGGCATTGCTGTTCGACTGCCCACCCAAAACGCTGATAAAGCCAGTCACCTTATTGGTGAATTCCTCAAAGCCCATCAAGTCCAGCGCATTCTTCAACACGCCGCTAATACTACCGTGGTACTCAGGCGTCGCCAGGATAATGCCATCTGCCTCCCGAACAGCATCCCGCATTTTTTCCACATCGGGATAGTTTGAGTAATCCTTGCCACCGTCGCAGAAGGGAAGATCCATCGATCGCAGATCCAAAAGTTCGACTTCAGCCCCTAATGCTTCAATCCGCTCCAGCGCAATCTTCAGGGCTTGCTGGCTGTAAGAATCCGATCGCAAGCTGCCGCCAATACCAATAATCTTGACCATAGGGCTGAGTCCTTCAGACAGAAATTGTATTTAATCTTAATATAGCTTAAATAAAGTTGTAATGACTACGACTTGAGACAGAAGCATTTCAACAAAAAGAGGGCTGTTGCCCCCTAGATTTCCCAATTTGTAGCCCCAATTCGTAGAGAAGATGAACCTGTAACGAAGTGCAAAATATTTTGCGAGACAGTTTCCAAGCGCTCGCTAAGCTGCTGATTTGTGAGAGCTATGGGAGCCATCGACTGTAGCCATTCGGCTAGAGTCACCTC from Leptolyngbya ohadii IS1 includes the following:
- a CDS encoding glycosyltransferase family 4 protein, whose protein sequence is MQLIPDFQQFKAPQTALYRHDSRPSGSRGKVSLLVWNLSTNDGAIRALLLSEALKRLDFQVEIVGFRFGDSLYSAIPDSIPICAIAGTQYPQFFRSIAQLLPQIQGDILYAVKPQPGSFGVALLKRWLSRSRKPLILDIDDWELSWHGGDDFRYDWRARRVLRDLLKSQGALRRPDHPLYLQWMERLIDRADDVTTHTSFLQQRFGGVSVPNGKDVDLFDPQPYDPEACRAKYGLLDYRVLMFPGAPRPYKGLEDILTALDLLNQPDLRLAIVGGNPYDDYDEQLKRQWGRWLIQLPRQSADRMPELIAAAHAIVIPQRDTAATRAQFPLKITDGMAMAKPILSTRVGDIPHILGDTGYLVDANSPEQLAAQINSIFANPAEAIDRGQRARQRCIEHYSLDAMSRQIAPVLENCLRLRCR
- the xth gene encoding exodeoxyribonuclease III; its protein translation is MKIATWNVNSIRSRLDHVQTWLKSSEVDLLCVQETKVVDEDFPRSVFTDLGYHTYISGQKSYNGVALISRSPLEAVNTGFAAVVGDEAADYEAQKRVISGVLNGVRVVNLYVPNGSDLSSDKYEYKLGWLGVLRNYLKTLQTDHAEILVCGDFNIAPEDRDIYDPKGKETHIMSSPPEREALQRSIFDLGFSDACRQFHEDGQFTWWDYRTAGFQRNRGWRIDHHYLSEGLRDRLQSCAVDAEPRGWEKPSDHAPVVVELA
- a CDS encoding NADPH-dependent FMN reductase; translation: MVKIIGIGGSLRSDSYSQQALKIALERIEALGAEVELLDLRSMDLPFCDGGKDYSNYPDVEKMRDAVREADGIILATPEYHGSISGVLKNALDLMGFEEFTNKVTGFISVLGGQSNSNALNDLRIIMRWLHAWTIPEQVAIGQAWKAFNEQGELADADLSKRIDGFAQSMVENTLKLRGLGEREKVAV
- the gloB gene encoding hydroxyacylglutathione hydrolase, producing the protein MQIHRLSALADNYIFVLHDPNSQTAAVVDPAEAEPVLRCLNNLNARLVAIFNTHHHGDHVGGNTELLRTFPEAIVYGGAADRGRIPGQQVFLQEGDRVTFADRSAEVLDVPGHTKAHIAYYFAPVLPHEPGELFCGDTLFAGGCGRLFEGTPTQMVNSLSKIRSLPDHTRVWCAHEYTQKNLQFALTVDEQNRDLQQRMAEVDAMRRRSESTVPSVLGEEKRTNPFLRWDQPVLQAKVKSQDPIQTFARLRGMKDQF
- a CDS encoding DEAD/DEAH box helicase, coding for MNISTIPDLRSLFPFQLDEFQEEAIAALNAGESVVVCAPTGSGKTLIGEYAIHKALASGKRVFYTTPLKALSNQKLRDFRNEFGADRVGLLTGDTSVNRDAPILVMTTEIFRNMLYGTPIGQVGTSVIDVEAVVLDECHYMNDRQRGTVWEESIIYAPPGIQLVALSATIANSDQLTDWIDKVHGPTKLIYSDFRPVPLQFHFCNPKGLFPLLNDNNKAINPRLKPKGGKPKGRQEAPGIEFLLSQLQQRDMLPAIYFIFSRRGCDRAVENLSHLTLVNPREAASLKEQIDAFLERSPEAARTGHIEPLYRGIASHHAGVLPAWKGLIEELFQQGLIKVVFATETLAAGINMPARTTVISSLSKRTDHGHRLLNASEFLQMAGRAGRRGMDLQGHVVTVQSPYEGASEAAYLATSKADPLVSQFSPSYGMVLNLLQTHSIEEAQDLVERSFGHYLSTLHLKPQQQAINDLVAEIEHQKAQIKDINADLVANYEKLSERLREERRLLKTLQHQAMEMQADQVAMAVAFAVSGTLLTIKTKQMAVPLSATLVMKLPGSGQFPYLVCLGQDNRWYVVAVADVVGLHAEYPRLAQVDRLAPPEDLSPKVGSVKKGDESTLAIVRLMPSINAEQDIAPEVQQQQARVKAIEEQIQTHPLRQLGDPGNLIKRQKRIWDLEEKLRDRQGKFQQYSQRYWQEFLSLMEVLGHFGCLENNKPTPLGQVAAAIRGDNELWLGLALASGELDALEPQHLAAVSAALVTEVSRPDNWTRYEPSGEIDEALGELWSVRRELLKLQRRYKIAFPAWLESDWIGLIEQWALGIEWQELCSHTNLDEGDVVRILRRTVDFLSQVPHVPFIADELKQNARRAIQLIDRFPVNESAD